The Parabacteroides sp. AD58 genome includes a window with the following:
- a CDS encoding UvrD-helicase domain-containing protein, which translates to MLTIYRASAGAGKTHQLTGEYLLLLFSQPGAYRRILAVTFTNKATDEMKSRIVEELYHLASGEKSDYIPLLVSAYSLTEKEVRHQARKILIAILHDYSAFNISTIDRFFQQTMRAFTREIGLQGGYGIEMDQELVLTEAIDRLLSELDQPQNKELLGWLLRFGEEKIEEGGEWDLRKDITALGREVFKESYKAFSEEVAHDISDKNALETYKNALYGIIRSVEKEIQEIGEKGLAIMSQFGLSPTDFSGGNRSQMLYFSRWAAGEKKPPTPTFCKFADNLEACFTKKMDAGQKAIIGAAFENGLNDYVKKAITRFEQLTDYNTAREITRYYYTLGILTDISNKIAEYREEKNVMLIADTTELLNRVIAGSNAPFIYEKTGTHIDHYMIDEFQDTSGMQWANFRPLIEESLAHNRPNLIVGDVKQSIYRFRNSDWKLLDEQVARDFSADEIQEETLKDNWRSCRHIVEFNNALFTAAPYLLQTVYNEDLSQSSLNAEAQAAFSTRIMAAYQRSFQRVPLPFQDKDGHVRIEFVSEEEDSDWKENALNRLPAVLQQLQTNGYALKDIAILVRTNGEGAQVANYLLQYKEEHPDDGFNYDIISDEALYVNSSVAVRFFITILHHLKSPENQTWTQMLLFSYRILTSDWQRTDFTPAEKAEMKRLSTLPLYEMAEGLYRLFSPYISEKEQVFVLAFLDLITDYVQKENTDLGHFLNWWDESGIRKTIATPDGQNAIRILTVHKSKGLGFRAVILPFANWEIDHKPSKPVVLWCHPEKAPFNQLHLVPVRYSSSLGSTIFARDYFQEKLHAFIDNLNTLYVAFTRSKEELIVFSPRPKKVKDDGSLEKIGCIADLLWSCLQQSIPDTAEGEALVPLAASFDWANNLFEQGTWWKPEQKNADMKIQEFPLRKLHSISADNRLHLRLRGQNYFFDNPQRKQGTLMHEVLSIVRVADDIPAAVHRYQEQGVISREEEKQLNAQLQAYIKQPEVQRWYDGQAKILNEVDILFGKGEAKRPDRVMIYPEEVIILDYKFGGKISRNHQTQMRNYIRLIRQMGYKNVSGYLWYITLSRIEPVKA; encoded by the coding sequence ATGCTGACGATCTATCGTGCATCTGCTGGAGCCGGAAAAACTCATCAGCTGACTGGCGAATATTTATTGTTACTCTTCAGCCAGCCGGGAGCGTACCGCCGTATTTTGGCCGTGACTTTTACGAATAAGGCCACCGATGAAATGAAAAGTCGTATCGTAGAAGAATTATACCATCTGGCCTCTGGAGAAAAGTCAGATTATATACCTCTATTGGTCTCTGCTTACTCACTGACAGAAAAGGAAGTCCGCCATCAAGCCCGGAAGATTCTGATCGCCATTCTGCATGATTATTCAGCATTTAATATCAGTACGATCGACCGTTTCTTCCAACAGACCATGCGGGCTTTTACCCGTGAGATCGGACTGCAAGGCGGTTATGGAATCGAAATGGATCAGGAATTAGTACTAACTGAAGCCATCGACCGCTTATTAAGCGAGTTAGACCAACCTCAAAACAAGGAACTGTTGGGCTGGTTGCTCCGTTTTGGGGAAGAAAAGATAGAAGAAGGCGGAGAATGGGACTTACGGAAAGACATTACTGCACTGGGACGTGAAGTATTTAAGGAAAGTTACAAAGCTTTCAGTGAAGAAGTCGCCCACGACATCAGTGATAAGAATGCGCTTGAGACCTACAAGAATGCACTTTATGGCATCATCCGTTCAGTAGAAAAGGAAATACAGGAAATCGGAGAAAAAGGATTAGCGATCATGAGCCAGTTCGGTCTTTCACCGACCGACTTCAGTGGAGGAAACCGTTCACAAATGCTTTATTTCTCCCGTTGGGCAGCTGGCGAGAAAAAGCCGCCTACGCCTACATTCTGCAAATTCGCCGATAACCTGGAAGCCTGTTTTACCAAGAAAATGGATGCAGGACAGAAAGCCATCATTGGAGCAGCCTTTGAGAATGGGTTAAACGACTATGTCAAGAAAGCCATTACCCGTTTTGAACAGCTGACGGACTACAATACAGCCCGTGAAATCACGCGCTATTATTATACGTTAGGCATTCTTACTGATATTTCCAATAAGATTGCCGAATATCGGGAAGAGAAGAATGTCATGCTGATCGCTGACACGACAGAACTTCTTAACCGAGTTATTGCAGGAAGCAACGCACCTTTCATCTATGAAAAGACAGGAACTCACATCGACCATTACATGATTGATGAATTCCAGGATACCAGCGGTATGCAATGGGCAAATTTTCGTCCGCTGATTGAAGAAAGTTTAGCTCATAACCGCCCGAACCTGATTGTCGGAGACGTTAAACAGAGTATTTACCGTTTCCGTAACTCCGACTGGAAGCTGCTGGATGAACAAGTAGCCCGTGATTTCTCTGCTGATGAAATACAAGAAGAGACGTTGAAAGACAATTGGCGCAGCTGTCGCCATATCGTCGAATTCAACAATGCGCTCTTTACGGCTGCTCCTTACCTGTTACAGACCGTTTATAATGAAGACTTGAGCCAATCGTCATTGAATGCCGAAGCACAAGCAGCTTTCTCGACCCGCATTATGGCGGCATATCAACGGAGTTTTCAACGGGTTCCTCTTCCTTTCCAGGATAAAGACGGACATGTCCGTATTGAATTTGTATCAGAAGAAGAAGATTCCGACTGGAAAGAGAACGCTCTCAACCGGTTGCCTGCCGTCTTGCAGCAGCTGCAAACCAATGGTTATGCCTTGAAAGACATTGCCATCCTGGTACGTACAAACGGAGAAGGCGCACAAGTTGCCAATTATCTGTTGCAATACAAAGAAGAACATCCTGACGACGGATTCAACTATGATATCATTTCCGACGAAGCGCTGTATGTGAATAGCTCAGTAGCGGTACGTTTCTTCATTACGATTCTGCATCACCTGAAAAGTCCGGAAAACCAGACCTGGACACAAATGCTTCTGTTCTCCTATCGGATTCTGACGTCAGACTGGCAACGCACCGATTTTACGCCTGCAGAGAAAGCGGAGATGAAACGTCTTTCCACCTTGCCTTTATACGAAATGGCGGAAGGGTTATATCGGTTGTTCAGTCCTTATATCAGCGAAAAAGAGCAGGTTTTTGTCCTTGCCTTCCTCGATCTGATAACAGACTATGTACAGAAGGAAAACACCGACTTAGGACACTTTCTGAACTGGTGGGACGAATCGGGTATCCGTAAAACAATTGCTACGCCCGACGGACAGAATGCCATCCGAATCCTGACGGTACATAAATCCAAAGGATTGGGTTTCCGGGCTGTTATTCTTCCGTTCGCCAATTGGGAGATTGATCATAAACCTTCTAAGCCGGTCGTTCTCTGGTGTCATCCGGAGAAAGCACCGTTCAACCAGTTGCATCTTGTTCCTGTACGCTACAGCTCATCCCTTGGATCCACAATCTTTGCCCGGGATTACTTTCAGGAGAAATTGCATGCTTTCATTGATAACCTGAATACCTTGTATGTAGCATTCACCCGTTCAAAGGAAGAACTGATTGTCTTCTCGCCCCGCCCAAAGAAGGTAAAAGACGACGGTTCGCTGGAGAAGATAGGATGCATAGCCGATTTATTATGGAGCTGCTTACAACAGTCCATTCCTGATACAGCAGAAGGAGAAGCGCTTGTTCCACTTGCCGCATCTTTTGACTGGGCAAACAACCTGTTTGAACAAGGGACCTGGTGGAAACCTGAACAAAAGAATGCAGATATGAAGATCCAGGAATTTCCTTTAAGGAAACTGCATTCTATTTCAGCAGACAACCGCCTGCATCTGCGCCTGCGCGGACAGAATTATTTCTTCGATAACCCGCAACGCAAACAAGGCACATTGATGCACGAAGTACTGAGCATTGTACGCGTAGCAGACGATATTCCGGCCGCTGTCCACCGATATCAGGAACAAGGTGTGATCAGCCGGGAAGAAGAAAAGCAGCTCAATGCACAACTGCAGGCCTATATTAAACAACCGGAAGTGCAACGCTGGTACGACGGACAAGCAAAAATATTAAATGAAGTCGACATTCTGTTCGGAAAAGGTGAAGCCAAACGTCCTGACCGGGTTATGATCTATCCGGAGGAAGTTATCATCCTTGATTACAAGTTCGGAGGGAAAATCAGCCGGAATCACCAAACCCAAATGCGTAATTACATTCGTCTGATCCGGCAAATGGGATATAAAAATGTTTCCGGATACTTATGGTACATCACATTATCCCGCATTGAGCCGGTGAAAGCGTGA
- a CDS encoding translation initiation factor has product MKNNDWKSRLGVMYSTNPDFQYETNEEPEEETLPKEKQKLRVSLDKRNRGGKVVTLITGFCGTTSDLEALGKLLKVKCGVGGSAKDGEIIIQGDFRGKVDEILRKEGYTQVKVIR; this is encoded by the coding sequence ATGAAAAATAACGATTGGAAAAGCCGTCTGGGAGTGATGTATTCGACGAACCCGGACTTTCAATATGAGACAAACGAGGAACCGGAAGAAGAAACTCTGCCTAAAGAAAAACAGAAGTTACGCGTAAGCCTCGACAAACGAAACCGAGGCGGGAAAGTAGTAACACTCATCACCGGCTTCTGCGGAACGACCTCCGATCTCGAAGCTTTAGGAAAACTTCTTAAAGTAAAATGCGGAGTAGGCGGTTCAGCCAAAGACGGCGAAATTATCATCCAAGGAGATTTCCGGGGAAAAGTAGACGAAATCCTGCGGAAAGAAGGATATACACAAGTAAAAGTAATCCGCTGA
- the ispF gene encoding 2-C-methyl-D-erythritol 2,4-cyclodiphosphate synthase, giving the protein MKIRVGFGYDVHKLVPGRDLWLGGIKIEHTEGLLGHSDADVLIHAICDALLGAANMRDIGYHFPDTAHEYENIDSKILLRKTMALLRNAGYELGNIDATVAAERPKLNPHIPEMKRVLASVLEVDEDDISIKATTTEKLGFTGRQEGMAAYATVLIQRLA; this is encoded by the coding sequence ATGAAGATCAGAGTAGGATTTGGATACGACGTACATAAGCTGGTGCCGGGACGCGATTTATGGTTGGGCGGCATCAAGATTGAACATACGGAAGGCTTATTGGGACATAGCGACGCAGATGTATTAATTCATGCCATTTGTGATGCCCTGCTTGGTGCAGCCAATATGCGTGATATCGGCTATCACTTTCCTGACACAGCTCATGAATACGAAAATATCGACAGTAAGATTCTTCTTCGCAAGACAATGGCATTGCTTCGAAATGCAGGCTATGAATTAGGAAATATAGATGCGACCGTAGCAGCCGAACGACCGAAATTGAATCCGCATATTCCAGAGATGAAGCGTGTTTTGGCTTCTGTACTGGAAGTGGATGAAGACGATATTTCCATCAAGGCGACAACCACAGAGAAACTGGGTTTCACAGGGCGGCAAGAAGGCATGGCTGCTTATGCAACCGTCCTAATCCAGCGTTTGGCGTAA